One genomic window of Gallaecimonas sp. GXIMD4217 includes the following:
- a CDS encoding efflux RND transporter periplasmic adaptor subunit, translated as MKYWLTTLVLLLAGCGEPGQWQKVEKRSAQQWISANGELASSDTAYIGPPSIDNMWNYQITYLAPEGQRVKAGMPLVTFDGKELQKKLELKRSELATARKKLDNTRMQDEHQLEELKLRQAELAMELDKAGRKVATLDETVALNEQQQLKLDLRIAEDEHFLGQRKVDQHRAAARTRADLAQREVNRLALEVAQLEHDLGRLTIPAPKDGMVVYHQDRGGDKVAAGDSVWMGQQLMLIPSLDKMVVKAEIAERDAGKIRVGQAVRIRLDANPEVVYQGQIQSLGKLFRQKSRHQPAMVFDALVTLAQPDPELMRPGMAARLEILTRDLGEVLLVPARAVQQHGDGHRLQLRTALGQRDQQVTLGPRLGDQVVISQGLEAGQEIRL; from the coding sequence ATGAAGTACTGGCTGACCACCCTGGTGTTGCTGCTGGCTGGCTGTGGCGAGCCGGGGCAATGGCAGAAGGTGGAAAAGCGTTCCGCTCAGCAGTGGATCAGCGCCAACGGCGAGCTGGCTTCCAGCGACACCGCCTACATAGGGCCGCCGTCCATCGACAACATGTGGAACTACCAGATCACCTACCTGGCCCCAGAGGGGCAGCGGGTCAAGGCCGGCATGCCGCTGGTGACCTTCGACGGCAAGGAGTTGCAGAAGAAGCTGGAGCTCAAGCGCAGCGAGCTGGCAACGGCCCGCAAGAAACTGGACAACACCCGGATGCAGGACGAGCACCAGCTGGAAGAGCTGAAGCTCAGGCAGGCGGAGCTGGCCATGGAGCTGGACAAGGCCGGGCGCAAGGTGGCCACCCTGGACGAGACGGTGGCCCTGAACGAGCAGCAGCAGTTGAAGCTGGATCTGCGCATCGCCGAGGACGAACACTTTCTTGGCCAGCGCAAGGTCGACCAGCACCGGGCCGCCGCCCGGACCCGGGCCGATCTGGCCCAGCGCGAAGTCAACCGCCTGGCCCTGGAAGTGGCCCAGCTCGAACACGACCTGGGCAGGCTGACCATCCCCGCCCCCAAGGACGGCATGGTGGTTTACCACCAGGACAGGGGCGGGGACAAGGTGGCGGCCGGTGACAGCGTCTGGATGGGACAGCAGCTGATGCTGATCCCCTCCCTGGACAAGATGGTGGTCAAGGCGGAGATAGCCGAGCGTGACGCCGGCAAGATCCGCGTCGGCCAGGCGGTGCGCATCCGCCTCGACGCCAACCCCGAAGTGGTCTATCAGGGGCAGATCCAGTCCCTGGGCAAGCTGTTCCGGCAGAAATCGCGGCACCAGCCGGCCATGGTCTTCGACGCCCTGGTCACCCTTGCCCAGCCCGATCCCGAGCTGATGCGCCCGGGCATGGCCGCCCGCCTGGAGATCCTCACCCGGGATCTGGGCGAGGTGCTGCTGGTGCCGGCCCGGGCCGTACAGCAGCACGGCGACGGCCACCGGCTGCAGCTAAGGACGGCACTGGGCCAACGCGACCAGCAGGTCACCCTGGGGCCCAGGCTGGGCGACCAGGTGGTGATCAGCCAGGGCCTGGAAGCGGGCCAGGAGATCAGGTTATGA
- a CDS encoding HlyD family efflux transporter periplasmic adaptor subunit: MRLKSLWLLLLPCLAQAQNLLLTGQIDAREAQSFAVPRTDNWNQQIQWMLDEGEIAQRGDLVVVFDGSSINNQIEQVESQLRTAEDQLKESQSRLDLEVLEAEYLVRRNDNLLKKAAIDAGIPLQHLSQYDHDRYGLTLVKARRELKLAREALATKRFNRDAELARLALAINKLKAKLELNRRQAEQLSMKAEVTGPVIHGTHWDGTKYHVGSAVQATWEVAKIASSQGLRVEAWVNEVDLHRLSQGAGVRLLLDAHPQTPIQGTITELGRQAEKRDDWGQARYFQVLIDMQSPPLELLVPGMSVLVEVSS; encoded by the coding sequence ATGCGGCTTAAGTCCCTTTGGCTGCTGCTCCTGCCCTGCCTGGCCCAGGCCCAGAACCTGCTGCTGACCGGCCAGATAGACGCCCGCGAGGCCCAGAGCTTCGCCGTGCCCAGGACAGACAACTGGAACCAGCAGATCCAGTGGATGCTGGACGAGGGGGAAATCGCCCAGCGGGGCGATCTGGTGGTGGTCTTCGACGGCAGCAGCATCAACAACCAGATCGAACAGGTGGAAAGCCAGCTGCGCACGGCCGAGGACCAACTCAAGGAGAGCCAGTCCCGGCTGGACTTGGAAGTACTGGAAGCCGAATACCTGGTCAGGCGCAACGACAACCTGCTCAAGAAGGCCGCCATAGACGCCGGCATCCCCCTCCAGCACCTGAGCCAATACGACCACGACAGGTACGGCCTGACGCTGGTCAAGGCCAGGCGGGAGCTCAAGCTGGCCAGGGAAGCCCTGGCCACCAAGCGCTTCAACCGCGACGCCGAGCTGGCCAGGCTGGCCCTGGCCATCAACAAGCTCAAGGCCAAGCTCGAACTCAACCGCCGCCAGGCCGAGCAGCTGTCCATGAAGGCCGAGGTGACGGGGCCGGTGATCCACGGCACCCATTGGGACGGCACCAAGTACCACGTGGGCAGCGCCGTCCAGGCCACCTGGGAGGTGGCCAAGATCGCCTCCAGCCAGGGGCTCAGGGTCGAGGCCTGGGTCAACGAAGTGGATCTGCACCGCCTGAGCCAGGGCGCCGGCGTCCGCCTGCTCCTGGATGCCCATCCCCAGACGCCCATTCAAGGCACCATCACCGAGCTGGGCCGCCAGGCCGAAAAACGGGACGACTGGGGCCAGGCCCGCTACTTCCAGGTGCTGATCGACATGCAGTCTCCTCCCCTTGAATTGCTGGTGCCCGGCATGAGCGTACTGGTGGAGGTGTCGTCATGA
- a CDS encoding SDR family oxidoreductase, whose protein sequence is MELKDKVIAITGGGRGLGQAMAVMLAKQGAKLALIDLNQDDLEQSVALVREAGSEAKGYLCNITDEAAVEATFEAIGNDFGGLNGLVNNAGVMRDGMLIKAKDGEVTKMSLEQFRSVIDVNIVGTFLCGREAAAQMIKHGCQGAIINISSVSRAGNMGQSNYSASKAAVATMTVTWGKELARYGIRTGAIAPGVVATAMTDQMKPEAIDRMKQAIPLRRLGEPEEVAQCVKFILENDYFTARVIEIDGGIRI, encoded by the coding sequence ATGGAACTCAAAGACAAAGTCATCGCCATCACCGGCGGCGGCCGCGGCCTGGGCCAGGCCATGGCCGTGATGCTGGCCAAGCAGGGCGCCAAGCTGGCCCTTATCGACCTCAACCAGGACGACCTGGAGCAGTCCGTGGCCCTGGTCCGTGAAGCGGGCTCCGAGGCCAAGGGCTATCTGTGCAACATCACCGACGAAGCGGCGGTGGAAGCCACCTTCGAGGCCATCGGCAACGACTTCGGCGGCCTCAACGGCCTGGTCAACAACGCCGGCGTCATGCGCGATGGCATGCTGATCAAGGCCAAGGACGGTGAGGTAACCAAGATGAGCCTGGAGCAGTTCCGCTCGGTCATCGACGTCAACATCGTCGGCACCTTCCTCTGCGGCCGCGAGGCCGCCGCCCAGATGATCAAGCACGGCTGCCAGGGCGCCATCATCAACATCTCCTCGGTGTCCCGCGCCGGCAACATGGGCCAGAGCAACTATTCCGCCTCCAAGGCGGCGGTGGCCACCATGACCGTGACCTGGGGCAAGGAGCTGGCCCGCTACGGCATCCGCACCGGCGCCATCGCCCCTGGCGTGGTGGCCACGGCCATGACCGATCAGATGAAGCCGGAAGCCATCGACCGCATGAAGCAGGCCATTCCCCTGCGCCGCCTCGGCGAGCCGGAGGAAGTGGCCCAGTGCGTGAAGTTCATCCTCGAGAATGACTACTTCACCGCCCGGGTCATCGAAATTGACGGCGGCATCCGTATCTAG
- a CDS encoding ABC transporter permease translates to MKLKEMLWQSLDELLHHKLRTLLTLLGMIFGVGAVIAMLNIGEGAQREALKLIDSMGLRNLIVQGQEYDNERLKEIREESTGLSLRDLEASLDTLPFVQAHSAEKNVKTHDLFSHQGSSDAQVLGVTASHFELASLKAARGRLFDDQDDRHYAQVAVIGQEVAQALFPGGGALGGRLKVNHLWLEVVAVLASPRLSKEEFQGVKLGGERNRIYIPLQTALKKLKHQPLASELDAFRLQLATGVDPLAASQALKHLLDRRHGGVDDYRILVPAQLLAQQAQTQQIFNIVMSCVAGISLLVGGIGIMNIMLATVLERTKEIGLLRAVGARRQDVVAQFMAESFVIACLGGVLGILFGLGLSELIALYSDWTVAWSFWAIALSVTICALIGLLFGVYPAIKASRLDPIQALQSD, encoded by the coding sequence ATGAAGTTGAAGGAAATGCTCTGGCAATCCCTGGATGAGCTGCTGCATCACAAACTGCGCACCCTGCTGACCCTGCTGGGGATGATCTTCGGGGTCGGCGCCGTCATCGCCATGCTCAACATAGGTGAAGGGGCCCAGCGCGAGGCCCTCAAGCTGATCGACTCCATGGGCCTGCGCAACCTTATCGTCCAGGGCCAGGAATACGACAACGAGCGCCTCAAGGAGATCCGTGAGGAGTCCACTGGCCTCAGCCTGCGGGATCTGGAGGCCAGCCTGGACACCCTGCCCTTCGTCCAGGCCCACAGCGCCGAGAAGAACGTCAAGACCCATGATCTGTTCAGCCACCAGGGCAGCTCGGACGCCCAGGTGCTGGGGGTGACCGCCAGCCACTTTGAGCTGGCCAGCCTCAAGGCCGCACGAGGAAGGCTGTTCGACGACCAGGACGACCGCCACTATGCCCAGGTGGCGGTGATAGGCCAGGAGGTGGCCCAGGCGCTGTTCCCGGGCGGCGGGGCCCTGGGCGGACGCCTCAAGGTCAACCACCTCTGGCTGGAAGTGGTGGCGGTGCTGGCCAGCCCCAGGCTCAGCAAGGAGGAGTTCCAGGGCGTCAAGCTGGGTGGCGAGCGCAACCGCATCTATATCCCCCTGCAGACGGCCCTGAAGAAGCTCAAGCACCAGCCCCTGGCCAGCGAGCTGGATGCCTTCCGCCTGCAGCTGGCCACCGGAGTCGATCCCCTGGCCGCCAGCCAGGCGCTCAAGCACCTGCTGGACAGGCGCCACGGCGGCGTCGACGACTACCGGATCCTGGTGCCGGCCCAGCTGCTGGCGCAACAGGCCCAGACCCAGCAGATCTTCAATATCGTCATGTCCTGCGTGGCCGGGATCTCCCTGCTGGTGGGCGGCATCGGCATCATGAACATCATGCTGGCCACGGTGCTGGAGCGAACCAAGGAGATCGGCCTGCTCAGGGCCGTGGGCGCCAGGCGCCAGGATGTGGTAGCACAGTTCATGGCCGAAAGCTTCGTCATCGCCTGCCTGGGTGGAGTGCTGGGGATCCTGTTCGGCCTGGGGCTGTCGGAGCTTATCGCCCTCTATTCGGACTGGACCGTGGCCTGGTCGTTCTGGGCCATTGCCCTGTCGGTGACTATCTGCGCGCTGATCGGCCTGCTGTTCGGTGTCTACCCGGCCATCAAGGCCTCCCGGCTCGACCCCATACAGGCCCTGCAGAGCGACTAA
- a CDS encoding nuclear transport factor 2 family protein, which produces MTDPSLQQRLIALEKRLFEANARLSREQLDELLADDFIEFPSTAVPFDKAHALKRLPGETPPHIEAWDFRVRQLAPTLAQITYQARLRRPGSDQVMESLRSSLWRLEDGQWRMCFHQGTVRP; this is translated from the coding sequence GTGACCGACCCTAGCCTGCAACAACGGCTGATCGCACTCGAGAAACGGCTGTTCGAGGCCAACGCCAGGCTCAGCCGCGAACAGCTCGATGAGCTGCTGGCCGACGACTTTATCGAGTTTCCCAGCACCGCCGTGCCCTTCGACAAGGCCCACGCCCTCAAGAGGCTGCCCGGGGAGACGCCGCCGCACATCGAAGCCTGGGATTTCAGGGTCCGGCAGCTGGCTCCCACCCTGGCCCAGATCACCTACCAGGCCAGGCTGCGCCGGCCCGGCAGCGACCAGGTGATGGAGTCCTTGCGCAGCTCATTATGGCGGCTGGAAGACGGCCAATGGCGGATGTGTTTTCACCAGGGCACGGTAAGGCCCTGA
- a CDS encoding ABC transporter ATP-binding protein, with product MIRVKGLTRTFGRGETEVQALKGLDLHIKANEFVAIMGPSGSGKSTLMNILGCLDRPSGGSYRLAGQEVARLDDDALSRVRNQDIGFIFQTFHLLPRLSAVRNVMLPLRFCDLSDAEAEARSIAMLEKVGLGHRLHHKPFEMSGGQRQRVAIARALVNEPRIIFADEPTGNLDSRTSLEIMALLKSLHDQGQTIVLVTHEDEIAAYAQRVLVMRDGELQEVRHAA from the coding sequence ATGATCAGAGTCAAGGGATTGACCAGGACCTTCGGCCGGGGCGAGACGGAGGTCCAGGCCCTGAAGGGCCTGGATCTGCACATCAAGGCCAACGAATTCGTCGCCATCATGGGGCCGTCCGGCTCCGGCAAATCCACCCTGATGAACATTCTGGGCTGCCTGGACAGGCCAAGCGGCGGCAGCTACCGCCTGGCCGGCCAGGAGGTGGCCCGCCTGGACGACGACGCCCTGTCCCGGGTGCGCAACCAGGACATCGGCTTCATCTTCCAGACCTTCCACCTGCTGCCCAGGCTGAGCGCGGTTCGCAACGTCATGTTGCCGCTGCGCTTTTGCGACCTGAGCGATGCCGAAGCCGAAGCCAGGTCCATCGCCATGCTGGAAAAGGTCGGCCTGGGCCACCGGTTGCACCACAAGCCCTTCGAGATGTCCGGCGGACAGCGGCAGCGGGTGGCCATCGCCCGGGCCCTGGTCAACGAGCCCAGGATCATCTTCGCCGACGAGCCGACCGGCAATTTGGACTCCAGGACCTCGCTGGAGATCATGGCCCTGCTCAAGTCCCTGCACGACCAGGGCCAGACCATAGTGCTGGTCACCCACGAGGATGAGATCGCCGCCTATGCCCAGCGGGTGCTGGTGATGCGCGACGGCGAGCTTCAGGAGGTGCGCCATGCGGCTTAA
- a CDS encoding enoyl-CoA hydratase/isomerase family protein, which translates to MTDVVHFEELGCANGKRLGLARLNSEKSLNALSQSMIDRLAPQLQAWEQDDGIAMVILEGAGEKAFCAGGDVRALYQALCEAPDNGGEAVKDFFVSEYRLDYQIHCMTKPVLIWGHGIIMGGGLGLMSGASHRVVTETARIAMPEITIGLYPDVGGTYFLSRMPGKSGLFLGLTGASINAADALYVGLADHFVSFDDKGALIDALCNVNWGSTTSLNHQKLGDVLGGFESQARVKLPRGQVKAHQGEIDRLCDGELAEVVARIGALETDDKWLVRARDGLRHGSPLTAHIVYRQLQLGGEMSLADCFRLEAGLSYRCGELGEFREGVRALLIDKDMKPNWRFKSVMAVDAEVLEHCFASPWPQDQHPLKDM; encoded by the coding sequence ATGACGGACGTGGTGCACTTCGAAGAGCTGGGCTGCGCCAACGGCAAGCGCCTGGGCCTGGCCCGGCTCAACAGCGAAAAATCCCTCAACGCCCTGTCCCAATCCATGATCGACCGTCTTGCTCCCCAGCTTCAGGCCTGGGAGCAGGACGACGGCATCGCCATGGTGATCCTGGAAGGGGCGGGCGAGAAGGCCTTCTGTGCCGGTGGCGACGTGCGCGCCCTCTACCAGGCGCTGTGCGAGGCCCCGGACAACGGCGGCGAGGCGGTCAAGGACTTCTTCGTCTCGGAATACCGCCTGGACTACCAGATCCACTGCATGACCAAGCCGGTGCTGATCTGGGGCCACGGCATCATCATGGGCGGCGGCCTGGGGCTGATGAGCGGCGCCTCCCACCGGGTGGTGACCGAGACGGCCCGCATCGCCATGCCGGAGATCACCATAGGCCTGTACCCGGACGTGGGCGGCACCTATTTCCTGAGCCGCATGCCCGGCAAGAGCGGCCTGTTCCTGGGCCTGACCGGTGCCAGCATCAATGCCGCCGATGCCCTCTATGTGGGTCTGGCCGACCACTTCGTCAGCTTCGATGACAAGGGCGCCCTCATCGACGCCCTGTGCAACGTCAATTGGGGCAGTACCACCAGCCTCAACCACCAGAAGCTCGGCGACGTGCTGGGGGGCTTCGAGTCCCAGGCCAGGGTCAAGCTGCCCCGGGGCCAGGTAAAGGCCCACCAGGGCGAGATAGACCGCCTCTGTGACGGCGAGCTGGCCGAGGTGGTGGCGCGGATCGGCGCCCTGGAAACCGACGACAAGTGGTTGGTCCGTGCCCGGGACGGCCTTCGCCACGGCAGCCCGCTGACCGCCCATATCGTCTATCGCCAGCTGCAGCTGGGCGGCGAGATGAGCCTGGCCGACTGCTTTCGCCTGGAGGCCGGCCTGTCCTACCGCTGCGGCGAGCTGGGTGAATTCCGGGAGGGGGTCAGGGCGTTGCTCATCGACAAGGACATGAAGCCCAACTGGCGCTTCAAGTCCGTGATGGCGGTGGATGCCGAGGTGCTCGAACACTGTTTCGCTTCCCCCTGGCCCCAGGACCAGCACCCCCTCAAGGACATGTAA
- the mmsB gene encoding 3-hydroxyisobutyrate dehydrogenase: MAKIGFIGLGNMGGPMAKNLVKAGHEVLAVDLNKEAVADLVSVGGKAGQLSDMAAVEVVVSMLPAGKHVAGIYLGDEGLLNQVAPGTLLIDSSTIDAATAKLVHQAAADKGLDFVDAPVSGGTAGAQAGTLTFIVGGSDQAFERARPVLDAMGANIFHAGGDGAGQVAKICNNMLLSVLMAGTCEALKLGMKHGLDAKVLSDIMKVSSGGNWVLDKYNPVPGVMENAPASKGYSGGFMSQLMSKDLELAMGAAGEVAQPVPMGALARSLYQMHNLQGNGAKDFSSLLALFEE; this comes from the coding sequence ATGGCAAAGATTGGCTTTATCGGCCTTGGCAACATGGGCGGCCCCATGGCCAAGAACCTGGTCAAGGCCGGCCACGAGGTGCTGGCCGTTGACCTGAACAAGGAAGCGGTGGCGGATCTGGTCAGCGTCGGCGGCAAGGCCGGCCAGCTCAGCGACATGGCCGCCGTCGAGGTGGTGGTGTCCATGCTGCCCGCCGGCAAGCATGTGGCCGGCATCTACCTGGGCGACGAGGGCCTGCTGAACCAGGTGGCCCCCGGCACCCTGTTGATCGACTCCTCTACCATAGACGCGGCCACCGCCAAGCTGGTGCACCAGGCTGCGGCCGACAAGGGCCTCGACTTCGTCGATGCGCCGGTATCCGGCGGCACCGCCGGCGCCCAGGCCGGTACCCTGACCTTTATCGTCGGCGGCTCCGATCAGGCCTTCGAACGTGCCAGGCCGGTGCTTGACGCCATGGGCGCCAACATCTTCCATGCCGGCGGCGACGGCGCCGGCCAGGTCGCGAAGATCTGTAACAACATGCTGCTATCGGTACTCATGGCCGGGACCTGCGAAGCCCTCAAGCTGGGCATGAAGCATGGCCTGGACGCCAAGGTGCTGTCCGACATCATGAAGGTCAGCTCCGGCGGCAACTGGGTGCTGGACAAGTACAACCCGGTGCCCGGGGTGATGGAAAACGCGCCGGCCTCCAAGGGCTATAGCGGCGGCTTCATGAGCCAGCTGATGAGCAAGGATCTGGAACTGGCCATGGGCGCAGCGGGGGAGGTGGCACAGCCGGTGCCCATGGGCGCGCTGGCGCGCTCCCTCTACCAGATGCACAACTTACAGGGTAACGGCGCCAAGGACTTCTCGTCCCTGCTGGCGCTTTTCGAGGAATAA
- a CDS encoding efflux RND transporter periplasmic adaptor subunit, giving the protein MRKWLLSLALLLGACAEPAREVLTVRAQQGPWQIQAPARGELTAAKAVPISAPAGVNGPQRVVWLAQENSLVKKGELIARFDGDSFRNAQREAELSVAMVDYQIQQKDRDLGQERQQILKETELVASELALADRYGVEDLRVYSRNEIIDNLSNKGFLQAKTGYHQWQLDSHEHKAGSELDLLRLQRAREETLLEQNRQSLKRLEVRAPQDGLLVYKRNWRGEQARVGEMMWPGRKFAELPDTSQMEARLHVLESEGAGLQVGQAVELALDAFPDQPFSGRVKSLDGFAKSIRRGDPVKYFEVMVTLDRIDPELMKPGRQLQARITLAELDGVLTLPSQAVFQEDGRYFAYVQDGDDFVRTELSPGQRSLTRVQILSGLDADTRVALLEPPKERIRP; this is encoded by the coding sequence ATGAGAAAGTGGCTATTGAGTCTGGCCCTGCTGCTGGGCGCCTGCGCCGAGCCGGCCAGGGAGGTATTGACGGTACGGGCCCAGCAGGGCCCCTGGCAGATCCAGGCCCCGGCCAGGGGTGAGCTGACGGCGGCCAAGGCCGTGCCCATCTCGGCGCCGGCCGGGGTCAACGGCCCCCAGCGGGTGGTATGGCTGGCGCAGGAGAACAGCCTGGTCAAGAAAGGGGAGCTGATCGCCCGCTTCGACGGCGACAGCTTCCGCAATGCCCAGCGCGAAGCCGAACTCAGCGTGGCCATGGTGGATTACCAGATCCAGCAGAAGGACCGCGATCTGGGCCAGGAGCGCCAGCAGATCCTCAAGGAAACCGAGCTGGTGGCCAGCGAACTGGCCCTGGCCGACCGATACGGCGTCGAGGATCTGCGCGTCTACAGCCGCAACGAGATCATCGACAACCTCAGCAACAAGGGCTTCCTCCAGGCCAAGACCGGCTACCACCAATGGCAGCTGGACAGCCATGAGCACAAGGCCGGCAGCGAGCTTGATCTGCTCAGGCTGCAAAGGGCCAGGGAGGAGACCCTGCTGGAGCAGAATCGCCAGTCCCTCAAGCGCCTGGAGGTCCGAGCCCCCCAGGACGGCCTGCTGGTCTACAAGCGCAACTGGCGCGGCGAGCAGGCCCGTGTCGGCGAGATGATGTGGCCGGGGCGCAAGTTCGCCGAGCTGCCCGACACCAGCCAGATGGAGGCCAGGCTCCATGTGCTGGAGTCCGAAGGCGCCGGCCTGCAGGTGGGCCAGGCCGTCGAGCTGGCCCTGGACGCCTTCCCGGACCAGCCCTTCAGCGGCCGCGTCAAGAGCCTGGATGGCTTCGCCAAGAGCATCCGCCGCGGCGATCCGGTCAAGTACTTCGAAGTGATGGTGACCCTGGACAGGATCGATCCCGAGCTGATGAAGCCGGGCCGCCAGCTCCAGGCCAGGATCACCCTGGCCGAGCTGGACGGGGTGCTGACCCTGCCAAGCCAGGCCGTCTTCCAGGAGGATGGCCGCTACTTTGCCTATGTGCAGGACGGCGATGACTTCGTTCGCACCGAACTCAGCCCGGGTCAGCGCTCACTGACCCGGGTGCAGATCCTGTCGGGCCTGGACGCCGACACCAGGGTCGCCCTGCTGGAGCCGCCCAAGGAGAGGATAAGGCCATGA
- the putP gene encoding sodium/proline symporter PutP, with amino-acid sequence MLAIGLYAYRKSTDDVSGYMLGGRALSPGVTALSAGASDMSGWMLMGLPGAIYASGVSQIWIAVGLVIGAFLNYLVVAPRLRTYTEVANDAITIPDYFAKRFEDDKRQLRVVSSLVIILFFTLYTSASLVAGGKLFDSAFGLDYSTGLMVTAGVVCAYTLFGGFLAVSLTDFVQGCIMFLALVLVPLVAFGELGGLGATLDKVQGLDPRYLDLFKDAAKSGLLEEVSTLGIISLLAWGLGYFGQPHIIVRFMAIRSVSDVKKARRIGMFWMIVSIIGAMATGFVGVAYVAERGLVLADPETIFIAFSQLLFHPLISGFLLAAILAAIMSTISSQLLVTSSSLTEDFYKAFLRRDANQQELVLVGRLSVLAVSVLAIVLAWNPNNSILGLVSNAWAGFGAAFGPVIILSLFWKRMTRQGAMAGMLVGAGIVLLWIYGPLTIDGQPLSAYLYEIVPGFLGCALTVWGVSLATSEPSAQMQAHFTEMEGIIAEHA; translated from the coding sequence ATGCTGGCCATCGGCCTTTACGCCTATCGCAAATCCACGGACGACGTGTCCGGCTACATGCTGGGGGGGCGCGCCCTCAGCCCCGGCGTCACGGCCCTGTCCGCCGGCGCTTCCGACATGAGCGGCTGGATGCTGATGGGCTTACCCGGTGCTATCTACGCCTCCGGCGTTTCCCAGATCTGGATAGCAGTGGGTTTGGTCATTGGCGCCTTCCTGAACTACCTGGTGGTGGCGCCAAGGCTGCGCACCTACACCGAGGTGGCCAATGACGCCATCACCATACCGGACTATTTCGCCAAGCGCTTCGAGGACGACAAGCGCCAGCTGCGCGTCGTCTCCTCCCTCGTCATCATTCTGTTCTTCACCCTCTATACCTCGGCCAGCCTGGTGGCGGGCGGCAAGCTGTTCGACAGCGCCTTCGGCCTGGACTATTCCACCGGCCTTATGGTCACCGCCGGCGTGGTCTGCGCCTACACCCTGTTCGGCGGCTTCCTGGCCGTGTCCCTGACCGACTTCGTGCAGGGCTGCATCATGTTCCTGGCCCTGGTGCTGGTGCCGCTGGTGGCCTTCGGTGAGCTTGGCGGCCTGGGGGCCACCCTCGACAAGGTGCAGGGCCTGGATCCCCGCTATCTGGATCTGTTCAAGGACGCGGCCAAGTCCGGCCTGCTGGAAGAGGTGTCCACCCTGGGCATCATCTCGCTGCTGGCCTGGGGCCTGGGCTATTTCGGCCAGCCCCATATCATCGTCCGCTTTATGGCCATTCGCTCGGTCAGTGATGTCAAGAAGGCACGCCGCATCGGCATGTTCTGGATGATCGTCTCCATCATCGGCGCCATGGCCACCGGTTTCGTGGGCGTGGCCTATGTCGCCGAGCGCGGCCTGGTCCTGGCCGATCCCGAGACCATCTTCATCGCCTTCTCGCAGCTATTGTTCCACCCGCTGATCAGCGGTTTCCTGCTGGCGGCGATACTGGCGGCCATCATGAGCACCATCTCCTCCCAGCTGCTGGTGACCTCCAGCTCCCTGACCGAGGACTTCTACAAGGCCTTCCTGCGCCGTGACGCCAACCAGCAGGAGCTGGTGCTGGTGGGACGGCTGTCGGTGCTGGCGGTGTCGGTGCTGGCCATCGTCCTGGCCTGGAACCCCAACAACAGCATCCTGGGCCTGGTCAGCAACGCCTGGGCCGGTTTTGGCGCCGCCTTCGGCCCGGTGATCATCCTCAGCCTGTTCTGGAAGCGCATGACCCGCCAGGGTGCCATGGCCGGCATGCTGGTGGGCGCCGGCATAGTGCTGCTGTGGATCTACGGCCCCCTGACCATTGACGGCCAGCCGCTCAGTGCCTACCTGTACGAGATCGTGCCCGGCTTTCTGGGCTGCGCCCTGACCGTGTGGGGCGTCAGCCTGGCGACCTCCGAGCCCTCGGCGCAGATGCAGGCCCATTTCACCGAGATGGAAGGCATCATCGCCGAACATGCCTGA
- a CDS encoding GNAT family N-acetyltransferase, translating into MTIEIRSADLLQLPQLAPLFDAYRQFYGQPSDLNLARDFLTERISHGQSQIFVAYDGSDEALGFVQLYPSFSSVSACPIWILNDLYVVSAGRRQGVARALMAAARDFAEQHHGRSLVLSTQVQNTQAQTLYESLGYERESGFYHYRLPLGEH; encoded by the coding sequence ATGACCATCGAGATCCGCAGCGCCGATCTGCTGCAACTGCCACAACTGGCGCCGCTGTTTGACGCCTATCGTCAATTCTACGGCCAGCCGAGCGATCTCAACCTGGCCAGGGATTTTCTCACCGAGCGGATCAGCCACGGCCAGTCGCAGATCTTCGTGGCCTACGACGGCAGCGACGAGGCCCTGGGTTTCGTGCAGCTGTATCCCAGCTTCTCGTCTGTGTCCGCCTGCCCCATCTGGATCCTCAACGATCTCTATGTGGTGTCGGCCGGCCGCCGCCAGGGGGTGGCCAGGGCCCTGATGGCCGCGGCCAGGGACTTTGCCGAGCAGCACCACGGCCGCAGCCTGGTGCTGTCGACCCAGGTGCAAAACACCCAGGCCCAGACCCTGTACGAGTCCCTGGGCTATGAGCGGGAAAGCGGCTTCTATCACTACCGGCTGCCATTGGGGGAGCACTGA